Proteins from a genomic interval of Tumebacillus sp. BK434:
- the erpA gene encoding iron-sulfur cluster insertion protein ErpA — MVTLTESAAEKVSALLAQKDNPNLALRIFIKSGGCSGFSYGMALDEKKDNDAQYELNGVKVVVDEMSGQYLDGAVVDYVDSLMGAGFKIENPNAASTCGCGSSFRTAGDAGKPGACS, encoded by the coding sequence ATGGTAACCTTGACCGAATCTGCTGCAGAGAAGGTTTCTGCCCTGCTGGCTCAGAAAGATAACCCGAACCTTGCACTCCGTATCTTTATCAAGTCCGGCGGCTGCTCTGGCTTCAGCTACGGCATGGCGCTTGACGAGAAGAAAGACAACGATGCTCAATACGAGTTGAACGGCGTGAAGGTGGTAGTTGACGAGATGAGCGGTCAGTACCTCGATGGCGCAGTTGTAGACTACGTAGATTCTCTGATGGGCGCGGGCTTCAAGATCGAGAACCCGAACGCAGCTTCGACTTGCGGCTGCGGTTCTTCCTTCCGCACCGCAGGCGATGCCGGTAAACCGGGCGCTTGCAGCTAA
- a CDS encoding pyridoxamine 5'-phosphate oxidase family protein — protein MAEQVSNQLSEELVSFLQGEQIVMLASIDAENGSPNLLCISWLLATDPTTLRLAIDGRSKLLQNIAKDDRVTVTVLGLGTATAVTGRANKYVDKLEGVSLNMAGVEIKVEAVRDVMFYGGKLTSELAYEKTYDKALAEKYDAEIFAALRN, from the coding sequence ATGGCTGAACAAGTATCAAACCAACTGTCGGAGGAACTGGTGAGTTTTCTGCAAGGGGAGCAAATCGTAATGCTTGCGTCCATCGATGCGGAGAACGGTTCGCCCAATCTCCTCTGCATCTCCTGGTTGCTGGCCACCGACCCGACCACTCTTCGTCTGGCGATCGACGGCCGCTCCAAGCTGCTGCAAAACATCGCCAAAGATGACCGCGTGACCGTGACGGTGCTGGGTCTTGGCACGGCGACCGCGGTGACGGGTCGCGCAAACAAGTACGTTGATAAGTTAGAGGGCGTGTCCTTGAACATGGCCGGCGTGGAAATCAAGGTTGAAGCTGTCCGCGACGTGATGTTCTACGGTGGCAAGCTCACCAGCGAGCTGGCCTATGAGAAGACGTATGACAAGGCGCTGGCCGAAAAATACGATGCGGAGATCTTTGCCGCCTTGCGCAACTAG
- the typA gene encoding translational GTPase TypA, translating into MKHQEALRNIAIIAHVDHGKTTLVDKLLQQSGIFRANEQVSERVMDSNDLERERGITILAKNTAVRYGEYLINIVDTPGHADFGGEVERILKMVDGVLLVVDAFEGVMPQTKFVLRKALEQNLKPIVVMNKIDRPTARPEEVIDEVLELFIELDANEEQLEFPVIYASALNGYAMLDYNQPGEDMKPLFEAIIEHIPSPAVDPDEPLQLQVNMLDYNDYLGRIGIGRVHRGKVRVNEQVAVMKRDGKVERQRVVKLFGFQGLSRIEIEQAEAGDLIAFSGLGELNVGETIADLNNQEALPLLHIDEPTLQMTFIVNDSPFAGQEGKHVTSRKLRDRLFQELETDVSMRVDETDSPDAYIVSGRGELHLSILIETMRREGYELQVSKPQVIFKDIDGVKCEPYEHLLIDVPEDHMGSVMERLGLRKADMTNMINFGNGNVRLEFLIPARGLIGFRTEFLTITRGFGIMNHSFHSYMPSKGSIEGRHMGVLVAAETGTSSTYGIEGLEDRGVMFIHPGTEVYEGMIVGEHNRDSDLTVNPCKTKAATNVRSATKDDTTRLKVPRIMSLEEALEYLNDDEYCEVTPQSVRLRKKYLKKNERDRHDKEKKWAKING; encoded by the coding sequence ATGAAGCATCAAGAAGCTCTTCGAAATATTGCGATTATCGCCCACGTTGACCACGGGAAAACCACCCTCGTCGACAAGCTCTTGCAACAATCCGGCATTTTCCGTGCCAACGAACAGGTATCCGAGCGCGTGATGGACTCGAACGATCTGGAACGCGAACGCGGGATTACGATCCTTGCGAAAAACACCGCCGTCCGCTACGGCGAGTACTTGATCAACATCGTCGACACTCCGGGCCACGCCGACTTCGGCGGCGAAGTGGAACGGATCTTGAAGATGGTCGACGGCGTGCTGCTGGTCGTCGACGCGTTTGAAGGCGTTATGCCGCAGACCAAGTTCGTGCTGCGCAAAGCGCTTGAGCAGAACCTCAAGCCGATCGTCGTCATGAACAAGATCGACCGTCCGACCGCGCGTCCGGAAGAAGTCATCGATGAAGTTCTCGAACTGTTCATCGAGCTTGACGCCAACGAAGAACAGCTGGAGTTCCCGGTGATCTATGCATCGGCGCTCAACGGCTATGCCATGCTCGACTACAACCAGCCCGGCGAAGACATGAAACCGCTCTTCGAAGCGATCATCGAACACATCCCGTCCCCGGCGGTTGATCCGGATGAACCTTTGCAGCTCCAAGTCAACATGCTCGACTACAACGACTACCTCGGCCGCATCGGCATCGGCCGCGTCCATCGCGGCAAAGTGCGCGTCAACGAACAGGTCGCGGTGATGAAGCGCGACGGCAAAGTCGAACGCCAGCGCGTCGTCAAGCTGTTTGGCTTCCAAGGCCTCAGCCGCATCGAAATTGAACAGGCGGAAGCGGGCGACCTGATCGCATTCTCCGGCCTCGGCGAACTGAACGTCGGTGAAACGATCGCCGACCTCAACAACCAGGAAGCACTGCCGCTCCTGCACATCGACGAGCCGACCCTGCAGATGACGTTCATCGTCAACGACTCGCCGTTTGCCGGCCAGGAAGGCAAGCACGTCACCTCCCGCAAACTGCGCGACCGCCTGTTCCAGGAGCTGGAGACCGACGTGTCGATGCGCGTCGACGAAACCGACTCCCCGGATGCGTATATCGTTTCCGGCCGCGGCGAGCTGCACCTCTCGATCCTGATCGAGACCATGCGCCGCGAAGGGTATGAGCTGCAGGTATCCAAGCCGCAGGTTATCTTCAAAGACATCGACGGCGTAAAATGCGAGCCGTACGAGCATCTCCTGATCGACGTGCCGGAAGACCACATGGGTTCGGTCATGGAGCGCCTCGGTCTGCGTAAAGCGGACATGACCAACATGATCAACTTCGGCAACGGCAACGTGCGCCTTGAGTTCCTGATCCCGGCGCGCGGCCTGATCGGCTTCCGCACCGAGTTCCTGACCATCACCCGCGGCTTCGGCATCATGAACCACTCGTTCCACAGCTACATGCCGTCCAAAGGCTCGATCGAGGGCCGTCACATGGGCGTGCTGGTGGCGGCGGAGACCGGCACTTCCAGCACCTACGGCATCGAAGGCCTGGAAGACCGCGGCGTGATGTTCATCCACCCGGGCACCGAAGTGTACGAAGGCATGATCGTCGGCGAGCACAACCGCGACTCCGACTTGACGGTCAACCCGTGCAAAACGAAAGCGGCGACCAACGTTCGTTCCGCGACCAAAGACGATACCACCCGTCTGAAAGTCCCGCGCATCATGTCGCTGGAAGAAGCGCTGGAATACCTCAATGACGATGAGTACTGCGAAGTGACGCCGCAATCGGTCCGTCTGCGCAAGAAATATCTCAAGAAAAATGAGCGCGACCGTCACGACAAGGAGAAGAAATGGGCGAAAATAAACGGGTAA
- a CDS encoding DUF1450 domain-containing protein, with product MGENKRVTVDFCNGNLMSFTQELFLRLREEHPEWTVSRYGCLTNCGECAVRPFAFVEDEIVAGSYLAEFEAKLLALIEKKTLT from the coding sequence ATGGGCGAAAATAAACGGGTAACCGTCGATTTTTGCAACGGCAATCTGATGTCCTTCACGCAGGAGCTGTTTTTGCGCCTGCGCGAGGAGCATCCGGAGTGGACCGTCTCGCGCTATGGCTGCCTCACCAATTGCGGGGAGTGCGCCGTGCGGCCGTTTGCCTTCGTCGAAGATGAGATCGTCGCAGGAAGCTATCTGGCGGAGTTTGAAGCCAAACTGCTCGCCCTGATCGAGAAAAAGACCCTGACCTAA
- the tpx gene encoding thiol peroxidase — translation MTTATERQGITFKGGPVTLQGTEVKVGDQAPNFTVLANNLSPVTLDDSKGTVRIISVVPSVDTGVCDAQTRRFNEEAANLTNTTILTVSVDLPFAQGRWCGAAGIDKVQTVSDHRDLSFGLSYGVVIKELRLLARSVFVIDSNDQIVHVEYVSEVTNHPNYEAAIAAAKAAK, via the coding sequence ATGACCACTGCAACTGAACGTCAAGGCATCACTTTTAAAGGCGGCCCGGTGACCCTGCAAGGCACCGAAGTCAAAGTAGGCGACCAAGCTCCCAACTTTACCGTTCTGGCCAACAACCTGTCTCCGGTGACGCTCGATGACTCCAAAGGCACCGTGCGCATCATCTCCGTCGTTCCGTCTGTTGACACCGGCGTATGCGACGCGCAAACCCGCCGTTTCAACGAAGAAGCGGCAAACCTGACCAACACCACCATCCTGACCGTTTCGGTCGACCTGCCGTTCGCACAAGGCCGCTGGTGCGGCGCTGCCGGCATCGACAAGGTGCAAACCGTGTCTGACCACCGCGACCTGTCCTTCGGTCTGTCGTACGGTGTTGTGATCAAAGAACTGCGCCTGCTCGCGCGCTCCGTCTTCGTCATCGACTCCAATGACCAGATCGTGCACGTTGAATACGTGTCCGAAGTGACCAACCACCCGAACTACGAAGCGGCGATCGCGGCGGCTAAAGCTGCGAAGTAA